The following are encoded together in the Buteo buteo chromosome 2, bButBut1.hap1.1, whole genome shotgun sequence genome:
- the SLCO4A1 gene encoding solute carrier organic anion transporter family member 4A1, which yields MAMPQNSTGENGFCFAQTLDFSRPSPPPGEAGRTFDAPSGRETCGTPLSNGTASSDSCAEPLCSTTPGEEDTQFGKGIKYVSADGEELACGWGGFTPGCLQLFNTSKGVLFFLCVASFLQGMTVNGFINTVITSIERRFDLRSYQSGLIASSYDIAACVCLTFVSYFGGNGHKPRWLGWGVLVMGLGSLLFALPHFTTGRYETRSAAEVGVCGGNQSLPCAQVASSLSGYRFVFMLGQFLHGMGATPLYTLGVTYLDENVKTNYSPVYIAVFYTAAILGPAAGYLVGGMFLNIYTEIGREVDITPENTLWVGAWWIGFLGAGAASLLISIPILGYPQRLPGSQRYIVMRVSEAHQLKDGSHKKASDPDFGKTVKDLPRSVLLLLKNPTFIFLCLAGATEATLIAGMSTFGPKFLESQFSLSASEAATFFGYLVVPAGGGGTFLGGFLVNKFKLRCSGIIKLCLLCTVSSLLAIFIFFIHCPNMPMAGVTQMYDGSALPGGHLNLTAACNAECGCLQETYSPVCGSDGIMYYSPCHAGCKKVSENLRNGKKVYHECSCVEKTFLPSPGNAEAGKCTSSCAKRPLLLLFMFVVILFTFLSSIPALTATLRCVSDRQRSFALGIQWIVVRTLGGIPGPIAFGSMIDKSCLLWQDQCGEQGSCYVYQNSAMSRYTLIAGLVYKVLGTTFFIVACLLYKPPPPESAPGSSDASENGNCDLQEHKPSLPAEEDI from the exons ATGGCAATGCCCCAGAACTCGACCGgagaaaatggcttttgttttgctcagaCGCTCGACTTCTCTcgcccctctcctcctcctggcgAGGCCGGACGGACCTTCGATGCCCCGAGCGGGCGAGAGACGTGCGGGACCCCGCTGAGCAACGGCACGGCATCCTCCGACTCGTGCGCCGagcccctctgctccaccaCCCCTGGAGAGGAGGACACACAATTTGGCAAAGGGATTAAATACGTGTCGGCCGACGGGGAGGAACTGGCATGCGGCTGGGGGGGGTTCACCCCCGGGTGCTTGCAGCTCTTTAACACGTCCAAGGGTGTCTTGTTCTTCCTCTGCGTGGCCTCCTTCTTGCAAGGCATGACGGTGAACGGCTTCATCAACACGGTCATCACCTCCATCGAGCGGCGCTTTGACCTCCGCAGCTACCAGAGCGGGCTGATCGCCAGCTCCTACGACATTGCGGCGTGCGTCTGCTTGACCTTCGTCAGCTATTTTGGGGGGAACGGCCACAAACCGCGATGGCTGGGTTGGGGCGTGCTGGTCATGGGCTTGGGTTCCCTGCTCTTCGCCTTGCCCCACTTCACCACGGGACGGTACGAGACGCGTTCGGCGGCCGAGGTGGGCGTCTGCGGGGGGAACCAGAGCCTGCCCTGTGCCCAGGTTGCCTCCAGCCTCTCCGGCTACAGGTTCGTCTTCATGCTGGGGCAGTTCCTGCACGGGATGGGAGCCACGCCGCTCTACACGCTTGGCGTCACCTATTTAGATGAAAACGTCAAGACTAACTACTCCCCTGTGTACATTG ctgttttctacACTGCTGCAATCCTTGGGCCTGCAGCGGGTTATCTGGTAGGAGGAatgtttctaaatatttatactgAAATTGGCAGAGA GGTCGACATCACGCCAGAGAACACGCTGTGGGTAGGGGCATGGTGGATCGGCTTCCTTGGGGCCGGAGCAGCCTCTCTCctcatctccatccccatcctggGGTACCCCCAGCGCCTCCCAG GATCCCAGCGGTATATCGTTATGAGGGTGTCAGAGGCTCATCAGCTAAAGGACGGCAGCCACAAAAAAGCATCGGATCCGGactttgggaaaacagttaaaGATCTGCCTCG GTCAgtactgctgcttctgaagaatcccaccttcatcttcctctgcttAGCAGGAGCGACCGAAGCCACCCTTATTGCTGGGATGTCCACGTTTGGACCCAAGTTCTTGGAGTCTCAGTTTAGTTTAAGTGCCTCTGAAGCTGCTACCTTTTTTG gttatCTGGTTGTGCCAGCCGGAGGGGGAGGCACGTTCCTGGGAGGATTCCTTGTGAATAAATTTAAACTCCGCTGTTCAGGAATCATCAAGTTGTGTTTACTTTGCACGGTGTCAAGTCTGCTGgctatattcattttttttattcactgcCCTAACATGCCAAtggcaggagtaacccagatGTACGATGGAAG TGCTTTGCCTGGTGGCCACCTAAACCTGACAGCAGCCTGCAACGCTGAGTGTGGCTGTCTACAGGAGACCTACAGCCCTGTCTGCGGGAGTGATGGCATTATGTATTACTCTCCCTGCCACGCTGGGTGCAAAAAAGTGTCTGAAAACCTCAGGAATGGCAAGAAG GTCTATCACGAGTGTAGCTGTGTTGAGAAAACCttcctgcccagccctggcaaCGCAGAGGCAGGGAAATGCACCTCCTCTTGTGCAAAAAggcccctgctcctcctcttcATGTTTGTGGTGATCCTCTTCACCTTCCTGAGCAGCATTCCTGCCCTGACTGCCACTCTGCG GTGTGTCTCCGACAGGCAAAGGTCATTCGCACTCGGGATCCAGTGGATTGTGGTACGAACACTAG GAGGCATCCCTGGCCCCATTGCCTTTGGGTCCATGATTGATAAATCctgcctgctctggcaggaccaGTGCGGCGAGCAAGGTTCTTGCTACGTTTACCAGAACTCGGCCATGAGCCGGTACACCCTCATCGCTGGACTGGTCTACAAG GTGCTTGGGACAACCTTCTTTATAGTCGCCTGTCTACTCTACAAACCCCCACCACCAGAGTCGGCTCCGGGCAGCTCAGATGCATCTGAAAATGGCAACTGCGACCTCCAGGAACACAAACCTTCGCTGCCAGCTGAAGAGGATATATAG